A genome region from Nisaea sediminum includes the following:
- the rpoC gene encoding DNA-directed RNA polymerase subunit beta', translating into MNELMNVFGQPSGPQSFDHIRIAIASPERIRSWSFGEIKKPETINYRTFKPERDGLFCARIFGPIKDYECLCGKYKRMKYRGIICEKCGVEVTLSKVRRERMGHIELASPVAHIWFLKSLPSRIGLLLDMTLKDLERILYFESFVVTEPGLTPFKYRQLLGEEEYFDAQDEYGEDNFKAMIGAEALKEMMSGLDLDEEKENIREELRTTGSEAKRKKLVKRLKLIEAFEESGCRPEWMILDVIPVIPPELRPLVPLDGGRFATSDLNDLYRRVINRNNRLKRLIELRAPDIIVRNEKRMLQEAVDALFDNGRRGRVITGANKRPLKSLSDMLKGKQGRFRQNLLGKRVDYSGRSVIVVGPSLMLHQCGLPKKMALELFKPFIYSKLELYGLASTIKAAKRMVEKERPEVWDILEEVIREHPVLLNRAPTLHRLGIQAFEPVLIEGKAIQLHPLVCTAFNADFDGDQMAVHVPLSLEAQLEARVLMMSTNNILSPANGKPIIVPSQDIILGLYYMTLERENMPGEGMAFADMGEIEHALNSGAVTLHTKIRARVQTFDESGEEVTKRVETTPGRLKIAQLLPKNPNLPFSVINKLMTKKEVQSVIDQVYRHCGQKDTVIFADRLMSLGFGHACRAGISFGKDDLIIPDAKQELVEEAQNEVKEFEQQYLDGLITQGEKYNKVIDVWSRCTDTVAERMMEHMSNMEPGQPVNSVWMMAHSGARGSATQIKQLAGMRGLMAKPSGEIIETPIISNFKEGLTVLEYFNSTHGARKGLADTALKTANSGYLTRRLVDVAQDCIITEEDCGTDRGISVKAVVEGGEVIEPLSERILGRTTADDLVAPLTGETLAKAGTIIDEPLVDAIERAGIDEVRLRSVLTCESKVGVCASCYGRDLARGTRVNIGEAVGVIAAQSIGEPGTQLTMRTFHIGGAAQRGAEQSSIETSFDAKVKVLNRNVVKNSDGVLIVMSRNTEVVLADEQGRERARHRIPYGSRLFVDDDQQVKPGDKLADWDPYTIPIITEKEGTAHYVDLVDGVSMKEVTDEATGIASRVVIDWKQQARGGDLRPRITLRDEAGEVIELANGLEARYFMSVDAILSVDNGAKVRAGDVLARIPRESSKTRDITGGLPRVAELFEARKPKDYAIISESEGRVEFGKDYKTKRRIMVVPQEEEKETVEYLIPKGKHLAVQEGDYVQVGDLLMDGNPVPHDILNVLGVPALAEYLINEIQDVYRLQGVKINDKHIEVIVRQMLQKVEISDAGDTTLLVGETVDRDEFDEANEKALAEDLRPAKAIPILQGITKASLQTRSFISAASFQETTRVLTEAAVSGKKDQLEGLKENVIVGRLIPAGTGSVMNRLKRLAADRDRALAPAQEEAPALAEEGEQVPAAE; encoded by the coding sequence ATGAACGAGTTGATGAACGTCTTTGGTCAGCCGTCCGGCCCGCAGAGCTTCGATCATATCCGGATCGCGATCGCGAGCCCGGAGCGGATCCGCTCCTGGTCCTTCGGTGAGATCAAGAAGCCCGAAACCATCAACTACCGGACCTTCAAGCCGGAGCGCGACGGCCTGTTCTGCGCCCGGATCTTCGGTCCGATCAAGGACTACGAGTGCTTGTGCGGCAAGTACAAGCGGATGAAGTATCGCGGTATCATCTGCGAGAAGTGCGGCGTCGAGGTGACCCTCTCCAAGGTCCGCCGCGAGCGGATGGGGCATATCGAGCTTGCTTCTCCGGTTGCGCACATCTGGTTCCTCAAGTCGCTGCCGAGCCGCATCGGCCTGCTGCTCGACATGACCCTGAAGGATCTCGAGCGGATCCTCTATTTCGAGAGCTTCGTCGTTACCGAGCCGGGCCTGACCCCGTTCAAGTACCGTCAGCTTCTGGGTGAGGAAGAATATTTCGACGCCCAGGACGAGTACGGCGAGGACAATTTCAAGGCCATGATCGGCGCCGAGGCGCTGAAGGAGATGATGTCCGGCCTCGATCTCGACGAGGAAAAGGAAAACATCCGCGAGGAGCTCCGCACCACCGGTTCCGAGGCCAAGCGCAAGAAGCTGGTCAAGCGTCTGAAGCTGATCGAGGCCTTCGAGGAATCCGGCTGCCGTCCGGAATGGATGATCCTCGATGTGATCCCGGTCATTCCGCCGGAGCTGCGGCCGCTGGTTCCGCTGGATGGCGGCCGCTTCGCGACCTCCGACCTGAACGACCTCTATCGCCGGGTGATCAACCGCAACAACCGTCTGAAGCGGCTGATCGAGCTGCGTGCGCCGGACATCATCGTCCGCAACGAGAAGCGCATGCTGCAGGAAGCTGTCGACGCTCTGTTCGATAACGGCCGCCGCGGCCGCGTCATCACCGGCGCGAACAAGCGTCCGCTGAAGTCGCTGTCCGACATGCTGAAGGGCAAGCAGGGCCGCTTCCGTCAGAACCTGCTCGGCAAGCGCGTCGACTATTCCGGCCGTTCCGTGATCGTCGTCGGCCCGAGCCTGATGCTGCATCAGTGCGGCCTGCCGAAGAAGATGGCACTCGAGCTGTTCAAGCCGTTCATTTATTCGAAGCTCGAACTCTACGGCCTCGCCAGCACCATCAAGGCGGCGAAGCGTATGGTGGAGAAAGAGCGTCCGGAAGTCTGGGACATCCTCGAAGAGGTGATCCGCGAGCACCCGGTGCTGCTGAACCGTGCGCCGACCCTGCACCGTCTCGGCATCCAGGCGTTCGAGCCGGTGCTGATCGAGGGTAAGGCGATCCAGCTGCACCCGCTGGTCTGTACCGCGTTCAACGCCGACTTCGACGGCGACCAGATGGCGGTCCACGTGCCGCTTTCGCTGGAAGCCCAGCTCGAAGCCCGCGTGCTGATGATGTCCACCAACAACATCCTCAGCCCCGCGAACGGCAAGCCGATCATCGTGCCGTCCCAGGACATCATTCTCGGCCTCTACTACATGACGCTCGAGCGTGAGAACATGCCGGGCGAGGGCATGGCCTTTGCGGATATGGGCGAGATCGAGCACGCGCTGAACAGCGGTGCGGTGACCCTGCACACCAAGATCCGCGCCCGTGTCCAGACCTTCGACGAAAGCGGCGAAGAGGTGACCAAGCGCGTGGAGACCACGCCGGGCCGCCTGAAGATCGCGCAGCTCCTGCCGAAGAACCCGAACCTGCCCTTCTCCGTCATCAACAAGCTGATGACGAAGAAGGAAGTGCAGAGCGTCATCGATCAGGTCTATCGCCACTGCGGCCAGAAGGACACGGTGATCTTCGCCGACCGTCTGATGAGCCTCGGCTTCGGCCATGCCTGCCGCGCCGGCATCTCCTTCGGCAAGGACGACCTGATCATTCCGGACGCCAAGCAGGAACTGGTCGAGGAAGCCCAGAACGAGGTGAAGGAGTTCGAGCAGCAGTACCTCGACGGCCTCATCACGCAGGGCGAGAAGTACAACAAGGTGATCGACGTCTGGTCGCGCTGCACTGACACCGTCGCCGAGCGTATGATGGAGCACATGTCCAACATGGAGCCGGGCCAGCCCGTCAACTCCGTCTGGATGATGGCCCATTCCGGCGCCCGTGGTTCCGCGACGCAGATCAAGCAGCTTGCCGGCATGCGCGGCCTGATGGCCAAGCCGTCCGGTGAGATCATCGAGACGCCGATCATCTCGAACTTCAAGGAAGGCCTGACCGTTCTTGAATACTTCAACTCGACCCACGGTGCCCGTAAGGGGCTCGCCGATACCGCGCTGAAGACCGCGAACTCCGGTTATCTGACGCGCCGTCTCGTCGACGTGGCCCAGGACTGCATCATCACCGAAGAGGATTGCGGCACCGATCGCGGCATCTCGGTGAAGGCGGTCGTCGAGGGCGGCGAAGTGATCGAGCCGCTGAGCGAACGTATCCTCGGCCGGACCACGGCCGACGATCTGGTCGCGCCGCTGACCGGCGAAACCCTCGCCAAGGCCGGCACGATCATCGACGAGCCGCTGGTCGATGCGATCGAACGGGCCGGTATCGACGAAGTCCGCCTGCGCTCGGTCCTGACCTGCGAGAGCAAGGTCGGGGTCTGTGCCAGCTGCTACGGCCGCGACCTCGCACGGGGTACCCGCGTCAATATCGGCGAGGCGGTCGGCGTGATTGCCGCCCAGTCCATCGGCGAGCCGGGCACCCAGCTGACCATGCGGACCTTCCACATCGGCGGCGCCGCCCAGCGTGGTGCCGAGCAGTCCAGCATCGAGACGTCTTTCGACGCCAAGGTGAAGGTGCTGAACCGGAACGTGGTGAAGAACTCCGACGGCGTTCTGATCGTCATGAGCCGGAACACCGAGGTCGTGCTGGCCGACGAGCAGGGCCGCGAGCGTGCCCGTCACCGCATCCCGTACGGCTCGCGCCTGTTCGTCGACGACGATCAGCAGGTGAAGCCGGGCGACAAGCTGGCCGACTGGGATCCGTACACCATTCCGATCATCACCGAGAAGGAAGGTACCGCGCATTATGTCGACCTCGTCGACGGCGTCTCCATGAAGGAGGTCACCGACGAAGCGACCGGTATCGCCTCCCGCGTGGTTATCGACTGGAAGCAGCAGGCCCGTGGCGGCGACCTGCGTCCGCGCATCACCCTGCGTGACGAGGCGGGCGAAGTCATCGAGCTCGCGAACGGTCTCGAAGCCCGTTACTTCATGTCGGTCGACGCGATTCTCTCGGTCGACAATGGCGCGAAGGTCCGGGCCGGCGACGTGCTCGCCCGTATCCCGCGGGAATCCTCCAAGACCCGCGACATCACGGGCGGTCTGCCGCGCGTCGCGGAACTGTTCGAGGCCCGCAAGCCGAAGGATTACGCGATCATCAGCGAGAGCGAAGGCCGCGTGGAATTCGGCAAGGACTACAAGACCAAGCGCCGGATCATGGTGGTCCCGCAGGAAGAGGAGAAGGAAACGGTCGAATACCTGATCCCGAAGGGCAAGCACCTCGCGGTTCAGGAAGGCGACTATGTCCAGGTCGGCGACCTGCTCATGGACGGCAACCCGGTGCCGCACGACATCCTCAACGTTCTCGGGGTTCCGGCGCTCGCCGAGTATCTCATCAACGAGATCCAGGACGTCTATCGACTGCAGGGCGTGAAGATCAACGACAAGCATATTGAAGTGATCGTGCGCCAGATGCTGCAGAAGGTGGAAATCTCCGACGCCGGCGACACCACGCTGCTGGTTGGCGAGACCGTCGATCGCGACGAGTTCGACGAGGCGAACGAAAAGGCGCTCGCCGAGGATCTGCGTCCGGCGAAGGCAATTCCGATCCTGCAGGGCATCACCAAGGCCTCGCTGCAGACGCGCTCCTTCATCTCGGCCGCGTCCTTCCAGGAAACCACCCGCGTCCTCACCGAGGCGGCGGTTTCCGGCAAGAAGGATCAGCTCGAGGGCCTGAAGGAAAACGTCATCGTCGGCCGCCTGATCCCGGCCGGTACCGGCAGCGTGATGAATCGCCTGAAGCGGCTTGCCGCCGATCGCGACCGCGCCCTGGCTCCGGCGCAGGAAGAAGCGCCGGCGCTCGCCGAGGAAGGCGAACAGGTGCCGGCCGCCGAATAA